In Syngnathus acus chromosome 5, fSynAcu1.2, whole genome shotgun sequence, a genomic segment contains:
- the LOC119123423 gene encoding RNA-binding protein 39-like isoform X2, whose product MADDLDIEAMLEAPYRKDDKTASPNAGDEQAKRKKRSRSRDRKRSKSRERKRSRERKRSREKRRSRSRERRRSRERGGRYRDYHKARKRSRSRSPIRREKSPIRRDKSPIRREKSPNKPLVDNLTPEERDARTVFCMQLAARIRPRDLEDFFSAVGKVRDVRMISDRNSRRSKGIAYIEFVEASSVPLAIGLTGQRLLGVPIIVQASQAEKNRAAAAAAAANNLQKGSLGPMRLYIGSLHFNITEEMLRGIFEPFGRIEGIQLMMDSETGRSKGYGFITFADAECAKKALEQLNGFELAGRPMKVGHVTERSDGSAAASLLDSDELERTGIDLGTTGRLQLMARLAEGTGLQIPPAAQQALQMSGAIAIGAMAAVSAAMNPSMNLNMNPPALNLPSQPLATHCFQLSNMFNPSSEDHPGWEVDIQHDVIEECNKHGGVVHIYVDKNSTEGNVYVKCPSIPAAMAAVGALHGRYFAGKMIKAAYVPLPAYHNLFPDAATATQLLVPPPRR is encoded by the exons GACGACAAGACGGCCAGCCCCAATGCCGGGGATGAACAGGCCAAGAG GAAGAAGCGCAGCCGCAGTCGCGACAGGAAGCGCAGTAAAAGTcgagagaggaagaggagccgCGAGCGCAAGCGCAGCCGGGAGAAGCGGCGCAGTCGCAGCCGAGAGCGCCGGCGCAGCCGTGAGAGGGGTGGCCGCTACAGAGACTATCACAAGGC ACGGAAGCGGTCAAGGAGCAGGAGTCCCATTAGGAGGGAGAAAAGTCCAATCAGAAGAGACAAGAGTCCCATCCGGAGGGAGAAGAGTCCCAACAA GCCTCTGGTGGACAACTTGACTCCAGAGGAGCGAGATGCCAGGACCGTCTTCTGCATGCAACTGGCTGCCCGCATTCGCCCTCGAGACCTCGAGGACTTCTTCTCTGCTGTGGGGAAG GTTCGAGACGTGAGGATGATCTCGGACAGGAACTCGCGTCGGTCTAAGGGCATCGCTTACATCGAGTTTGTGGAGGCCAGCTCTGTTCCTCTCGCCATCGGGCTGACGGGACAAAGGCTACTGGGAGTTCCCATAATTGTGCAGGCTTCGCAG GCCGAGAAGAACCgggcagccgccgccgccgctgctgccaaCAACCTTCAGAAAGGTTCGTTGGGGCCCATGAGGCTCTACATTGGCTCGCTGCACTTTAACATTACGGAGGAGATGCTGAGAGGAATCTTTGAGCCCTTTGGAAGG ATCGAAGGCATCCAGCTGATGATGGACAGTGAGACGGGCCGTTCCAAAGGCTACGGCTTCATCACA TTTGCAGACGCAGAGTGCGCCAAGAAAGCTCTGGAGCAGCTCAACGGCTTTGAGCTGGCAGGTCGGCCCATGAAGGTGGGTCACGTGACAGAGCGGAGCGACGGCTCGGCCGCTGCCTCCCTGCTGGACAGCGATGAGCTGGAGCGCACCGGTATCGACCTGGGTACCACCGGGCGGCTACAGCTTATGGCCCGCCTCGCCGAAG GTACGGGCCTGCAGATCCCTCCCGCTGCCCAGCAAGCGCTGCAGATGAGCGGTGCCATCGCCATCGGCGCCATGGCCGCCGTCTCAG CGGCCATGAATCCGTCCATGAACCTCAACATGAACCCCCCGGCGCTCAACCTTCCCTCTCAGCCTTTGGCCACGCACTGCTTCCAGCTCTCCAACATGTTCAACCCCAGCAG TGAGGATCATCCTGGCTGGGAGGTAGACATCCAGCACGATGTCATTGAAGAGTGCAACAAACACGGCGGTGTCGTTCACATCTACGTGGACAAGAACTCAACAGAG GGCAACGTGTACGTCAAGTGTCCGTCCATCCCCGCTGCCATGGCGGCCGTCGGCGCGCTTCACGGACGATACTTTGCAG
- the LOC119123423 gene encoding RNA-binding protein 39-like isoform X1 encodes MQLAARIRPRDLEDFFSAVGKVRDVRMISDRNSRRSKGIAYIEFVEASSVPLAIGLTGQRLLGVPIIVQASQAEKNRAAAAAAAANNLQKGSLGPMRLYIGSLHFNITEEMLRGIFEPFGRIEGIQLMMDSETGRSKGYGFITFADAECAKKALEQLNGFELAGRPMKVGHVTERSDGSAAASLLDSDELERTGIDLGTTGRLQLMARLAEGTGLQIPPAAQQALQMSGAIAIGAMAAVSAAMNPSMNLNMNPPALNLPSQPLATHCFQLSNMFNPSSEDHPGWEVDIQHDVIEECNKHGGVVHIYVDKNSTEGNVYVKCPSIPAAMAAVGALHGRYFAGKMIKAAYVPLPAYHNLFPDAATATQLLVPPPRR; translated from the exons ATGCAACTGGCTGCCCGCATTCGCCCTCGAGACCTCGAGGACTTCTTCTCTGCTGTGGGGAAG GTTCGAGACGTGAGGATGATCTCGGACAGGAACTCGCGTCGGTCTAAGGGCATCGCTTACATCGAGTTTGTGGAGGCCAGCTCTGTTCCTCTCGCCATCGGGCTGACGGGACAAAGGCTACTGGGAGTTCCCATAATTGTGCAGGCTTCGCAG GCCGAGAAGAACCgggcagccgccgccgccgctgctgccaaCAACCTTCAGAAAGGTTCGTTGGGGCCCATGAGGCTCTACATTGGCTCGCTGCACTTTAACATTACGGAGGAGATGCTGAGAGGAATCTTTGAGCCCTTTGGAAGG ATCGAAGGCATCCAGCTGATGATGGACAGTGAGACGGGCCGTTCCAAAGGCTACGGCTTCATCACA TTTGCAGACGCAGAGTGCGCCAAGAAAGCTCTGGAGCAGCTCAACGGCTTTGAGCTGGCAGGTCGGCCCATGAAGGTGGGTCACGTGACAGAGCGGAGCGACGGCTCGGCCGCTGCCTCCCTGCTGGACAGCGATGAGCTGGAGCGCACCGGTATCGACCTGGGTACCACCGGGCGGCTACAGCTTATGGCCCGCCTCGCCGAAG GTACGGGCCTGCAGATCCCTCCCGCTGCCCAGCAAGCGCTGCAGATGAGCGGTGCCATCGCCATCGGCGCCATGGCCGCCGTCTCAG CGGCCATGAATCCGTCCATGAACCTCAACATGAACCCCCCGGCGCTCAACCTTCCCTCTCAGCCTTTGGCCACGCACTGCTTCCAGCTCTCCAACATGTTCAACCCCAGCAG TGAGGATCATCCTGGCTGGGAGGTAGACATCCAGCACGATGTCATTGAAGAGTGCAACAAACACGGCGGTGTCGTTCACATCTACGTGGACAAGAACTCAACAGAG GGCAACGTGTACGTCAAGTGTCCGTCCATCCCCGCTGCCATGGCGGCCGTCGGCGCGCTTCACGGACGATACTTTGCAG